The Mytilus edulis chromosome 5, xbMytEdul2.2, whole genome shotgun sequence genomic interval TGCGAATGGTTTAAAGGAAGATGTGACCTTCGGAAGAGGGGCAAAATGTGCTGTACTGGCCGAAACCCGCGACGAACAAGCTAGGCCACCACTTTTTTCAGTACAGGATCATTAAAAAAGGGGTTATAGTAAATATTTTACTATCTACAGCTGGCAAAGTTTATTAAATGAAAGATACAATTTACGGATATCTATTTGATctaaattgtcaacaaataaaaaagatgtattaacgatgaaataaatattatttcaaaattcaaactgtttatttttattttttattttttgtttgttaagggACTTACTAGTTGGTCTTAGGAATGGGTTAAATGTAGGTACCaagattatatatatttttttcaatttttacgcGGCACAACATTTCAAGCCTGAAGTCTGTATTGGGGAATGcatcatttacaaaaatatgttaggtaccatcacgatttggttgaccattatttcaaaatgtttataagaACACATAAGaaccggacatagctttataatatagttaattgctaccttagtttgctaataataaatattaaaatgtgcattgttattaaatgcaatatcagtatttagttcaaatataatcttaaatcaatcctaattctatctttaattattcattcaaatgacgtcatttttcattttttgattatctgttttacaaattcaaatgacgtcatcattttttggtcattttttacaatttcaaatatgacgtcacttggcgttgggGTTTGGGCTtgttcggatgtgtctacattttatgttgcaaatgtctggttatgtaatgtatttcagttttttcctgtaattagttaatatttcagttctatcatgtacagcttttgtttagtaattttataaatttaatgtttgcaaaagtatgaattattctaaataattaggatgttctggtaactaacagaaaaccctggccgtttttggcacaacttttttgatcttttggtcctcgatgctgttcgactttgtgcttgtttcaaactttcaaacttttgtatctgggcgtcactggtggatcttgtgtggataaaatgcacttctgacgtattaaaattttcaacttgttgccttttgttggctgttgttcgtgtgtttctttgtcaattgtattctccaatttatttatattgtagtcctgtggtgtttagttgttattttaatgttatatttcacatggctataaaaggggaggtttggcatgccacaaaaccaggttcaacccgccatttttttctttaaaaatgtcctgtaccaagtcaggaatatggccattgttacattatagttcgtttctgtgtgtgttacattttaacgttgtgtcgtttgttttctcttaattttgagtgtaaattgacattgcgataagacgtgtcacggtacttgtctatcccaaattcatgtatttggttttgatgttatatttgtttttctcgtgggattttgtctgatgcttggtccgtttctgtgtgtattacattgtagtgttgtgtcgttgttctcctcttatatttaatgcgtttccctcagttttagtttgttaccccgattttgtttttttgtccatggatttatgagtttgaacagcggtatactactgttgcctttatttataaacatgtcGTACATTTCAACTGGTTTCAGACAAGTCATTgatcatatataaatgtattgcattgttttccatttgctcaaaatttgccatagatttggaaacgacaaaaatccgccatagattaggaaattacaaaacttgccatagatttgAGATGGCATGACGTcccatttgccatagattaggaatatATTTGGAACCCACCAtggatttgagtcctacatatatactagttcagtgataatgaacaccatacaaaactccaaattgtacacaagaatctaaaattaaaaataatacaggactaacaaaggccagcggctcttgacttggaacagacGCAAAAtagcggcggggttaaacatatttatgagatatgaaccctccccctatacctctagccaatttagAAAGGTAAAAGCATTCACATTGAGATGCAACGACACTGTGAACAAGTATGATCTTTCAGGCTTTTATCTTAAATAACTTtctaaaaaagcaaaaaaattatACTATATATATTTCCACTTAGTTTCactaaaaattagaaagaaaacaactttaaaatattttgacagtAATTGAAATGTCGATTAATTATGAAAAGTTCGAAAAAGTTGTTATTAAACTTGAAGATGGTGTACAAATATGTAAGACTTTAGTAtggtatatttgatgagtttagtAGCGGTTCAGTTATAACTATTTTCTGATGTTAAGCTTTTCAACGATTATATGTGAAACCAGGTGCtcagcagggcgcagctttatacgaccgcagaggtcgaaccctgaacagttgggggcAAGTAAGGACATAACATTTaagctggaaacagctctgaatttggattgcgatcaaatttttgacataatatgggtttccgaaacaaaacaaatgtcaagatcttacaaatctattgcgcaatattgtggagttaaagatttcttcttcaaacttttcaaaaatttggaaaacaaaatttaaaaactactacccccccccccccgctgttttacaattagtccaaaacctgacatatctttgtatataatttacaagtagtaagggaggtaaatccgaacatacccaacattgtatgttaaatgtttttaaattaccTCCCTtttcactgcttttaaattgtcttaaatgtccaatgacaaaaaaaaacaatagttccAAAACAGTTTGAGCCACAACCCCCCAAAGTCTATACTAACCATCCTTTCATGGTATGGAACCTTATGGTATAATTACAGAGAGATTCAtatacttaaacacaagttattgtttgaaaactacataAATGCTtattttttggcccctaattcctaaactattaagaccataacccacaaaatcaatcccaaccttcctttagtggtattgaaccttctggtaaaaatttatagagatccattcactaaaactaaagttattgtccggacaaTAAATGCGTCTTCGACGACAATGCAGACGACGATGcagacaacatcataccattatacgacgcaaaatatttgtttgcggtcgtataaaaataggtCAGAATTGATCTCTTGTTTTTGGTGTTCTCTTTATCCCTTTTGGACTGATGCTTCATTGCGAGTTACATATTTGTAATCCAAATCGTCGGTCAAGGTTATCTTTTAAGCATCATGGTGTGTTCATCATGGTTAGTGTAACACCTGttaatttctaaattttaaacacaaggaAAAAATGTTTTAGCTGGTTTCTTATTTCGAAGGTATGCAAGTATATATATTTGGGATggaatgggtttttttctttgtaattgATATTGCATTTATAAAACTTTAAGCTCTGCATATCAAAGTGTCGTTATAATTTGTTATCAACTAGTCCATCCATATTTGTATAGGTTTAACCTGCTTTAAAATTGTTTCTGCAAtatgctttatttatttttttaaattattttgttagttTAATATTACgaaatataaatgaaacacaCAATTCATTTTCACAACAGAAAATATACGagaaaatttttataaaaaagagGATAATTGCTttctaaataattatataaatatcgGTTTAAACATTGAATTAACATATGGTTAAATCCCGAAGGGTGTGGTCATATATTACACCTTATCTGATAAAGAAGTGAACTAATCGGTGTCATTTGATCGGTCAGCTAATTGTTGTgatgttataaataaattaaaaatataaatcattataGGGCGAAATATCCCCCAAAAACATGCATTAAAAAACTATAACTCGAACCAGAGGTTTAGACGATATTATTCACACAATTCCCCTATTTGTTATATAAATGTCTCCACCTTACTTCTTACTTTTAATACGGAAAATATTAATTGATGACAAGGTCATATAACGTATTGCGTATACAGAATTCTAGCATCCTGTTATAAACACTACATTGAAAGTTTACAACTTATTTGTCGTTCTATCAATAAATATGCGCTATTACAAAAATATGGCCTTGAGCATTTTGATGCGAACATGTTAAACAAAAGCTATACACGTATTGATAATTTTATGAAGATAGGGTTCTGTTCCGTGCTTTCAAACAATGATTTTTTTCGGAATAcacattcaaatatataaatatatgtaaaataattcCATTGATATTcataccaaactttgaatttttagaaaTACTGGTTAACAATTTtctatcccaggcatagatgaTACCCTTAACTGTATATGGAAAAAACTTTCGGAAATGTTGGTCTTCAAAGCTCTTCATCattatttggctttaaaatttgTTCATTCGAGTATCTATTTTCACTAATTCAGAAATTTTCCACTGCATTTTAACCTGtacaagcaatttaaacaaaaaatccaaaatacAAGGTAAATTCAAATGTGGTAAAAAGACCATTAAAACTGACAAAATGAAACTTTATCAACCCATGGAACGACTGAATTTGATAACTTTAACATAACGCAGTCATCATGAACCAtcacaattttgttttgttttgaaatactaaaataGGCAAAATAAAAGTCATTCACTAGGAATAACTTCTATAAGTAATAAGTTGACCATTAAGACCATGACTTATTCAtaatcttattttgttgaaaatgtttgatatttatgGTTCCTTTATGTGTACTATGATTTCTGCATAAAAGggagaaaaaaattctgaaaggAAAAACACTCATTCAGGGGTCAATTGACGATTTCCGACTTAAGTCTTCTAAATTTCtactaaatatcttttttttttttaaattctcttcatatatatatatatattgtgttgtCCAAAATTGGTTAAAATCATCATTCAAATGCAATAATTCTTATACGTGGTTAATTGTTTGTTAATGTAATGTTCTTTTATTGGCAGATCTTATTTTCAGTTTTACTGTTCATTTGTCAGTTTCATATATGGTTTCAAGATAATTACCAACCACATGAATAGAcatttcaagggcaataactctaaacTGGATTGTTCGATTTTTCTGAGATTCCAGAGGAAATAAACCTGTTAGTTTTCTCTTACTGTTTCTGTTATTGAGATATCGACCTCTGCCTGAAGGCGTTTTACATGGTTGGTTTTGCTCAAACAacatttgttttagaaatatacTCCAAAAACTGTGTTTAGCCTCGGTCTTTTTTCTTTAGCAACAGTTGCCATGTTTGATAGTGGATCAATTTCATGGTAATTTCTGTTAAACTAGATTCCCTTAGAAATATTTAGGTAGTGTGGTAACATCTGTCCTTGTAGTTTTAAAGAAGTATTTTGAATAGTTTATGATCTATTCGTGTTACAGACATACACTTCGTAATTCTATTCAGCTGTTTTTGTGTACTGTCTTAATTGTCCTTATTAGTTTTAGTTATTTGTTGTTATTCGTTTATTGACAGtcaccaagtgatggcaaaataCTAGCAAGGTCTTAAAACATAGAACTCATCACACATTCCAATTTGGACAGAAAATTGATGATCAGCTGATTGTGAAATGGTACAAGCATATTATAGATTGTGACctattattgttaatttctgtgtcatttggtctcatgtgaaGAGTTTTCCCATTGCCAATCATACTACATAAAAGGTGTTATTTAAATTGTTTGCTAACATGGTGTTGTCAAATGGCTTTACGGAAAAAGTGACATTTATACCCTGTATTAGGGTATACCAAACTCCTTTTCCCTACACCTATACGTATGAGgtattttgaaaattcaattaAAGATTTGTCTTTGTCCTTTTGAAAATATAGTTACTTTCAAGAATCAACATAACTCAGAATTTCATgagatttttttaatctttatacaaagtattatAAATTCCATCTATTCTCAACCCCAAGTTCCTTGCTTGCTGCTTCACCTATTTGTTTGTGTATTATATTTGCCTCTTCTTTTGACAGGGACTTACTCATATCTCTATATACTATTTCATAACAATGTGAATGTCTCTTCATCTTAGGATGATAAAAATCGTCAGTAAGACGAACTTGTTCTACTACATCACCCCCCACATTCCGCACTAAATCGTAAAAATCATTCTCGTTATATCCGTCTGTTAGCCAAAAAGACATGTTGTATATTCTCTGTGGATAGCTACTGacttcctaaaaaaaaaaagggttcaatattatacaatataaaaaagaagatgttgtatgattgccaataagacataAGCATGTTTAATGAGTTTTAAAATGAACTTCAGAGTGAATGGGTTATATTTCAATGAAACTGGTACTAAACAGTGATGAAAAAAGGAACAGTCAAAGGTATGTTACTTTTAGGTAAACATACTTGATGTAGCAAATTTACCTGACCATATCGGGAAATATGTATTTAGTCtgatcttaacatgtacttgtgatttgttaaaAATcggttttgataaaaataaacgaagaaatgtcgaaatgttgaGGACCTAATCAAATCAGTATTCCggtaagatggtgcaagcatatgatttttattgtgtcttacactttgagaagcgaaaaATCTTTAagtactttattcaaatattgtgtaaaaacgttaattatgagctatgaaagtcaaggggctcgagcatttttctgaggaagttttaaaaaattgcaaagaaatatttttacagtgggttagttaattaattaattttattgatgtgccatttgtatgcaagagtgaaattcctttgtattatgtgccaattccaaaaagttatgcgagtattgtctccctttaacagattcattattttataattaagattaggtttctgatataattttgaataattacaaaatgtatcaattcaatatatttcagtttttgttattggtgtatcaaaaacattgatgtacgaatataatttcataaatttgaaacatttaaaatgattacataccaatataaagaaccgttcatcatttttgaaaaagactatgggAGGCCAAAAATCTATCCCATTCTATGCACAAACCTAACCAGGAATCCTGGAATGGAACTATTAACAATGTATTTAAATTACtaaacttatttacagaaatatGGGTGGCTAGTTTAGAAAATAATCCTGGGAAGGggttataaattaagaacttacaaaaaatttaaatatatttttatttgtgaaccatatttatcaataaattcatATAACGACATACAAATAACTACAATATTTAGACCTTGAAATTGATAGAAGGGAGATTTATTGGTATAAAAGCTGAAGACAGAAAGTGTAAGCTCATGTAAGAACATGGTATATTAAGATGAACTACAAAGTCCTGTTCTTCAAGATATAAGATCTCGACATCTGTCTaattcaaattctaaattttaaaaattttcaaagttACATGTATCTGATGAAATGAATCTTGTTTGTATTCTGTCAGCTATAGATTATCTTGCATTCACTTTTTGAAGAATGAAAGAAAAGTCTCCTAAATACCAAAATTCAGCTGGGAAAATGTTCATCCACGTTATGACCCGAGATTTTCTTCTTCAATGGAGATCATGATcagcattttcattttcataggtTGACACATATGAATTAGGTgctaaaattaaaacattcaGTTACCTTATATTTAATTGGTGTACTAGGATCTTTTACATCAAACTGTGACATAAATCCAGAGTCATTATATCTCCAAAACTGTCTTATATCTGGAATACTATATAGTCTCATTGCTAAACGTTCTAATCCTAAACCAAAGGCCCATCCTATCTGATCTCCTGCACCAGCTAAAAAAGACAGTAATAACATAGGATTCATGTATTGTGGTTTGGAAAAAACAGAGGTAAATGGGGAACCTTATGGTTGAAAATATGAGAGGGTCTACtttattataacaaatatatagttttaaaatgagttaatacattaattttataCCAATTAGATGATAGAGTAAAGATCTATTAattatcttgtttatttttaaagaaaatgaatgggaatgtgtccatgagacacagatgatgccccacttgcattaaacattataaagggacataactcaagaaatAATCCAAATTTACAcgtgatctgagttttgtggtaataagcattgtgtataagtttcatattgTTTGGTTGAAGAAAACTTaattaagagaacagaaacaagAGTTTCAGTAATTTTTGctttttgtaaagaatattactctatatataaaaaaagaagatatggtatgattgccaatgatacaactctcaacaagagacaaaaaagacacagaaattaacaattacaggtagccatacggccttcaacaatgaacaaagcccatacagcatagtcagctataaaaggccccgaaatgacaatgtaaacctattcaaacgagaaaactaacagctttatttatataaataaatgatcgaaaaacaaatatgtaacacataaaaaaatgacaaccactgaattataggctcctgacttggaagcAGAAAATAATGCTACCAACATTTAACTTTGACCTGTGTTTTATGgcacaaagaataaaaaaaattactgaatgCTGCTTGGACTTCAGGACAAATGCTTTCATTCTCAAGTTAAAAGGTATACATagtcaaatattttcataaatcagCAAACATGACCTGTCTAATGTTTGTAACTTATACACAATTTTGTTGACTCTTAAGacatttttaatatgtattctatacatatttttgtttagtgtCTTAGTTGTccaattgaaataaacaattaatacaTATAATACATAGTGGTATTTCTGCAGTGAATCTTAAATAATTCTTTACTAAAGTATtccatcattttttattattttctaatttGAACAGATACATTGtgaaaaagtttaaaaacataGCAAGGGAAACAATTCAGTATTCTTTTATGaatgaattttctttaattatgTAAGAGCATATGTCATTCCTATCTTATAATTTTAGGGCCTCTGTATGTGATTTCAAACAAGATTTCTTAAATTGGGGTAAGGGAACATCTTGGTTGAATTTGATTCAGTAaaatattatacatctgatatcTCAAAATAtgctaaacttttttttattatgtgagTTCATATCTGCTAGGCAAAtcctattatcatgattatgttcaGGCAAAGTTTTTCATCTACTTTGAGAAGACTTAATATATATACCTGCAGTTAGAAGTTCTTGTTCCATGATGCCACAACCTAACACCTCTAACCATTCACCTTGGAACTTAATCTCTAGTTCCCAGGAAGGATGGGTAAACGGGAAATAAGCATCAACCCATTGTGTTTCTACATCTGAAATATACATTATAATAATTAAATCAAATCATAATTCATAAGTATCAATAAGTTTAATTATATATTGTCTCATGTTTAACTAGTAACTGGTATGCTGTATTGTGGTTCATTTCTTTAGAAAGAACTAGTGATTTGGCAAtatcattatttgtatttatattttataaaaataccaaaatgcatatgttataaaaaagaaaagtccACCTGTTTCAGTTGCTTATTTCAAGATATCATAATCtagcaaaatattttcaatataatccATCTGTATGTAGTTCTGaagaattataataataaattgatTGTACATGTATCTTGCATTATTACCAAATTAAAAGTAATCTACGTATATATTGTGCAATGTCACATCTGTATTGTCCCCTCTGTATGaagataaaacatgataatataacTCTTTACATATATTGCTATACACAAACCTTTTCCAAACAACTTAAAAGCAAGATTTTCTAAAGTAGATTTTAATTCATGTTCCAGGATCATCACAGCTTCTTTCGTGTGCAATGGCTGTTTGGTTTCATTTTTTTCACCATTTTCAAAAATCTGGTAATCACCAGTAATGTTCATTTTGGAAAAAAGCTGCAAGTTAAAATTGTTCAATTAAAAATAGTATGAGAAGAGTTAATACAATCATGTAGTGACCCCCTATGTAGTGCAAAAAACATCTGCTTGACACTAATACCA includes:
- the LOC139522795 gene encoding phenylalanine--tRNA ligase, mitochondrial-like yields the protein MICPVLHATLKHSLRRFQLIRCCYCTSPKLSEKNGTIELLGKTYKTDHVTNIRSSLIPKIGIGLHNMKHHPLNLLKQQIVDYFYKNFINRQKNPVFSVYDSISPVVTLHQNFDSLLVPEDHVSRKVSESFYLNSEYMLRAHTSAHQSDLIRTGLNAFLVFGDVYRRDTIDSSHYPIFHQAEGVRLYRGQELFSKMNITGDYQIFENGEKNETKQPLHTKEAVMILEHELKSTLENLAFKLFGKDVETQWVDAYFPFTHPSWELEIKFQGEWLEVLGCGIMEQELLTAAGAGDQIGWAFGLGLERLAMRLYSIPDIRQFWRYNDSGFMSQFDVKDPSTPIKYKEVSSYPQRIYNMSFWLTDGYNENDFYDLVRNVGGDVVEQVRLTDDFYHPKMKRHSHCYEIVYRDMSKSLSKEEANIIHKQIGEAASKELGVENRWNL